In Caldisericaceae bacterium, the following proteins share a genomic window:
- a CDS encoding GatB/YqeY domain-containing protein, whose protein sequence is MELLEKLEKDYILALKEKDRLKADVLNMLKSQIKYKEIELKALSKNLTEVDLLEIIRKEIKKREEAIEMYKQASREDLLKKEIEELEILKSYFPKAPSEEELKEEVKRIIKDLNAKGKSDFGKVMKACIEHFKGAVDNKVLKEVIEKELSQ, encoded by the coding sequence ATGGAACTATTAGAAAAATTAGAAAAAGATTACATTTTAGCATTAAAAGAAAAAGACCGATTAAAGGCAGATGTATTAAATATGTTAAAATCGCAAATAAAATACAAAGAGATTGAACTTAAAGCACTAAGTAAAAATTTAACAGAAGTTGATTTACTTGAAATTATTAGAAAGGAGATTAAAAAAAGAGAGGAAGCTATTGAAATGTATAAACAGGCTTCAAGAGAAGATCTTTTAAAGAAAGAAATAGAAGAACTTGAAATATTGAAAAGTTATTTTCCTAAAGCACCAAGTGAAGAGGAATTAAAAGAAGAAGTAAAAAGAATCATTAAAGACCTTAACGCAAAAGGAAAAAGTGATTTTGGAAAAGTAATGAAGGCTTGCATTGAACATTTTAAAGGTGCTGTTGACAATAAAGTTCTTAAAGAAGTAATAGAAAAAGAATTATCGCAATAA